Genomic DNA from Caldicellulosiruptor hydrothermalis 108:
TTCTGGGACCCATTTTGTGGTTCTGGAACCATAGCAATTGAAGCAGCAATGATTGCCAGAAACATAGCTCCCGGTATTAACAGGACCTTTTTGGCTGAAAAAAATGGATTTATTTCACAACAGGAATGGAAAAAATCAAGGCTTGAGGCAATTGAGAGGATTGATTATCAAAAAAAGTTTGAGGTACTATCTTCTGATATTGATGAGAATATGATACACATTGCAAGAGCAAACGCAAAGGAGATTGGCGTTGACAAAGACATAAGATTTTTCAGGGCAGATGCAAGAAAGATAAAAAAACCATCAGAAAAAGGCATAATTGTGACAAACCCACCGTATGGAGAGAGGATTGACGATATGGATATATTTGAGCTTTATAGGGATTTTGGCAGATGTCTTAAAACATTTGATAACTGGCGCTTTTTTGTGTTATCTGCATATGAGAAAATTGAAAAAGCATTTGGCAAGAAAGCAGACAAAAACAGGAAGCTTTACAATGGTAAGATAAAAACATATCTTTATTTCTATTTTCAGTTGTGATAAAATGAGTTTAAAACAAAAGTAAATAAAAAAGGGCTTGCCGTCTGAAAAAGCATATGTATTTTTGGCAAGCCCTTTATAGTTTTATTCCTCTTTTTTCTTAAATTTTTCCAAATCCTCTTTTACAAATTTTATATTCAGCTTTGAAAACTCAATCTTGTCTATCTTTATGCTTTTCACAAAATTTTCAAAGTCAGAAACTGTATAGCTATTATAATACAAAACAGGAATTGACAGGTCGATGGTGTAATAATATTGATTGTATTTTATCATATAGATAATTCTGTTCTGAAGATTCATAAAATTAAAGTCTCTATTTGGATTTCCCTTTGCGAGTTCTGAAAGCTTAGAAATGTTATAGACATAAGTAAACTTATAAATAGAAAGATTTTTGTCAGCATACTTTAAAAGGCTCATATTTACAGTTTTGCTCTTGTATTCGTTGCTTTCAACCCATGCTTGCATAGTGTTTTTTATAATTTTTTCAGCAGGGTCTACGTTTATTCCACCATTTATTGTCAAGATTGAGTATGGAGTATTGTAAAGCATCACTGTTTCAATGTCTGAAATACCCTGTGCAGATGGAATTGAGGATCCTATTATCTGACTAAAGTAGCTATAGTAGTAATATGGCATATTTGTTTTATAATCCTTTGAAATCTTCATTTCAAATGGAGCTTTGTTAAGTTTTATGGTTTTCAAACTGTTCTGTGGTTTCAAATCTCCAGACCAAAGAATAGAATCAAAGTATCTGCTTTTTGCTGGCAATACTTTGAATGAATTTATTATCCTCTCATATTTTTGCTTATCTTTGTTATATTTTTCTTCTGCAGCGTACAGTCTTACCACATATTTATTATTGTTTGAGTCAACATAAAGTCTTTTTTCAACAAACGTCTTGTTAAGGCTTTTTCTGATTCTAAGTTCATAAATTTTTGCTTTGCTTGTTCCAATATTTAAACTTTTGTATGAGATGATTTTTAAAAGTTCTTTATTGTAAAGCTCAATACTTTTTATTTCCTGAGAAACCCATTTGTCAAAACTGACATTCGAGTTTGTCACAAAACTGACAGAAAGATATTCGTCATATTCCTGCTGACTATCTGAAGGTATTATACTTGAGGTATCCTGCTGTTTTTGGGTTGAGATTCCCATCTCCTCATCTGTGTAAAGTGGAGCAAATGATTGAGTTGATGAATTGTACTCAAGATTATAAATGTCTGTAGATTTCCAGTAAGGTGGAAGGTCAATCTGCCATCCATAACTTGTGTTTTTGTGAACTCTCCACGATGTTACGTTGTCTGCTAAATCTTTTATATTGGGGTTGTTTTTATCAAAGTTTGTTTCAAAAGAGTCAGCCATCTTGTATAGAAGATTTTTGTGTTGTAAGTAGAAATTTAAATCCATGCTAATCGTAAGTCTGTAAATGTAGTTGTATCTCTTATTTTTGCTCAAATAAATTCGCGTGAGATTAAAAGTGCCAGAACTTTCTTCTTCGTCAACAAATACATAAAAGGAGTCGGTATAAACACTTGTGGCTTCAATATATTCTTGACCTTGCTTGTCCTTTCCTTTTTTGAGCGAATATAGTTTTGAACCAGAATAATAACCTGAAATCAGGTCTTGACCATACAGCAAAATCTCATCTAAGGAGGTATAGCCTTCTTTATTTAAGATTGCCTCAATATTGATAGATGCCTTGTAGCTATTGCTTGACATTGAAAAATAGCTTCCTTTGGGGTCTTTGTTTATATAAGCATCCTGTGGCATGTAGATAGACCAGTTGTAAACACTGTTTCCAACCCGGTTCTTATTGACGTCGTCTTTTGAAAAAACTGTATAAAAGTCAATGACGCCACTGTCTTCTTGTGCAAGCGCGAAGATAGAAGATGTGAGAACGAAAGCAACTATTGTAAAAATACAAATTGCTATTTTTAACTTTCTTGACATATAACTATCACCCTTTCCATATATTTTAACTATTTGCTTGTTGGCCACTCTTTCAAAATAACTTCTTTTTCAAGAATTTTGCCATTTCTTTTGATTTTTATCTTTACCTTGTCACCAGGAAGATATTTCATAAGAGTTTGATTGTATTCTGCAATAGAATTGATAGGGTAGCTGTCAATTGCAACAAGTATATCATTTTCTTGAGCAAATTCTTTTAAAGGGCTGTCGGCTTTTACATCTATGATTTTAAGACCGAGGTTAGACGGAAGCCCAACATAAGATAGCCAACTGTCTTCAAACTCAAGACCTAAGTAACATCTTTTGATTCTACCAAACTTTTTGTAGTGGTCAAGGAAATAAAGTATATTCTCTGCAGGAATTGCAAAGTTAATTCCCTGCCAGTAGTCAATACCGAGAGTATTTATCCCTACAAGTTTTCCCTGCATATTAACAAGTGGACCGCCGCTGTTGCCTGGATTGATGCTTGCATCTGTTTGCAAAAATGTATAGACTTCATCTACAGGTCTATTAAGTCCGCTTATTATTCCCTTTGTGACACTATTTCGCCATCCTAAAAAAAGCGGTGTGCCTATTGCCAAAACTTCCTGACCCACATAGATATTTTTTGGGTTTTCAATTTCAATTGGGGTAAGATTGCTTCGGTTAACTCTCAAAATTGCAAGGTCAATTTCTTTGTCACTGTAAAGTACAGTTGCCTTGTAAGCCTTGGCATCGTAGAAGATAACATAAGGCTGTTTTAAATCTTCAACAACATGATTGTTTGTCAAAATCAGTCCATTTTTGTCTATTACAACACCAGATCCATGAGAAAGCCCAGCTGGAATTTTGCTGTAGTAAAAGTCGTCTGCTTTTATCTTTTTGCTGTCACCAATGATTGCTACAACAGACTTGTTTACCTTGTCAATGACCTCACTTATGGACAGGTCTTTTTTCTGAATTATCAGGCTATTTTGCGTTTTGGTGTAATCAAAGTTTAAAAAGTCTTTCAAAGAGTCAATATCAACGTAGGTTTTTCCGTCAATCTCTTTTGGAGTCACGGCAATAGTCTGGGCAAATACAATGTTTGAAAGAACAAATATCACAATAAATCCAGCCAGCCATATCTTTATACTTTTTCTCATTGCAGAACCTCCCATACCAAGAATTTGTCACCATATAATTATAACGTATTTTAGCCAAAAATGTTATCCCCTAAAAAATAAAATTTTGGTTGCAATTTTTATGCTTGATTATTTTTATTTTTTGCTTTATAATATACTTGTAAATGCAATACACCCCCATGGTATAGGGGTAAAAGCTACTGGGGAAGGAGAATATTCAGAAGAATGAGAAAAGCGGTATTGGACAAAAACATGTGTGACAGATCACCCTTTTGTCCTGCTTCGCGTTCGTGCAAGTTTGGTGCAATAAAAAGAAATGTAAGAGGATTTTTTGATGTAGAGATTGAAATTGACAAAGAAAAGTGTACAGGATGCGGCGTATGTACGAAGTTTTGTCCGCAGGGAGCTATAAAGATTGTTGAAGAGTAGGTGACGCTGAGGTGCCTGAAAATGAAAGGAAAGAAGAGGTTCTTTCAAGACTTAAAAATATCAAAGGGCACATAGAAGGAATTATTAAAATGGTGGAAGAAGAAAAAGAATGTGAAGAGGTTATGCTCCAGATAATTGCTGTCAAGAAAGCTTTGGAAAAAGTGGGATATTATATAATAGAAAGCCATGCTGAAAAGTGCTTGTCAGATGTCGAGAACAAGGCTCAGATTCAAAAAATTTTGAATATCATGATGAAATTTTTAAGTTGAAAGGTAAAGTTGGTATCTATTTTTCTCCTGTTGAATGCTTAAAAGCTTTTGTGTTCAAAAATGTTATTATTTTAACAATCTGATTTTAAAAAATTTTTTTGCAGAAGTTTGTTAAATAAATCTCATGCAAATGGGGTAACAATATAAAAGGTAAAAATAAAAATTTATGGAGGTGCGATCAAGATGGCAGAATATTTTATTGATGCAAAAGGGCTTCAGTGTCCAGGACCTATTACCCAGCTTTTTAAACAAATGAAGGAAGCACAAAGTGGAGATGTTGTAACAATTGAAGTGACAGACCCAGCGTTCAAACGTGATGTTGAGAGCTGGTGTAAAAAGACAAAGAATGAGCTTTTGGAGCTCAAAGAAGAAAATGGTGTAATTCAGGCAAAGATTAAAAAGGCTTAAAAGTGGGTGAGAAGATTATGAGAGAAGACAAAAAGACAATCATTGTGTTTTCAAACGACATGGACAAGGTTATGGCAGCATTTGTAATTGCAACTGGTGCTGCTGCAATGGGCGATGAGGTCACAATGTTTTTTACATTCTGGGGTTTGAACGTTTTGAGAGACGCGAAAAAGAAAGCACAAGGAAAATCATTCTTAGAAAAAATGTTCGGTGCTATGATGCCAAAAGGGGTTGAAAAACTCCCGCTTTCCAAGATGAACTTTTTAGGGATTGGTCCAAAGCTTATGAAATATATGATGAAAAAGAAAAATGTGATGATGTTACCTGAGATGATAAAACAGGCGCAAGAGCTTGGTATAAAGATGGTTGCCTGTTCAATGTCCATGGACGTTATGGGAATAAAAAAAGAAGAGTTAATTGATGGTGTTGAGATTGGCGGTGTTGCCACATACCTTGGTGAGGCAAGCGAAGCAGGTGTGAATCTGTTTATCTAAGTCATGGAAATCTGAACTAATAGAGGCAGGAGAAAGCCTGCCTTTTTATTTTTTTTTGCTCTTTTGAAATAAAAACTGTGATATAATAATGGAACAATAAAAAGTTTTTTAGTATCAGAAAGGAAAATCGCTATGATACTGCTTGTTGCAATAAACTCAAAGTATGTTCATACAAATTTAGCAGTAAGATACCTTTATCAGCTGTGCAAAGAAAACTATCCATGTGAGTATATTGAGTTTAATATTAATCAGCCTTTGCAAGATGTACTTTATGAAATTTTGAGTAAAAAACCTGAATATGTTGCAATTTCAACATATATCTGGAACAGAAGCTATGTTGAAAAGCTTGTTGAAGGATTAAAAAAGGCGCAAAAAAGCATAAAAATAATTCTTGGCGGGCCAGAAGTGTATTTTGACAGCCTTGAAGAGTGGAAATTTGTAGACTCAATAATCAGAGGAGAAGGAGAGTACCCTTTTTTAGATTTGTGTGAGCATATTGCAGCTGGGAGGCAATATACCCAAAAAGAATATCCTCCGTTTGATTTGAGTAAGCTTCCTTTTGCATACAAAGATGAAAAATTAGACACCAGCAGAATCTATTATTATGAAAGCAGCAGAGGCTGCCCTTTTAGATGTTCGTATTGTCTTTCTTCCATTGAAAAAGGTGTTCGATTTGCGCCCCTTGAAAAGGTCTTTGAAGAGCTTGACTATCTTTTTAAAAAGCAAGTCAGACTCATAAAGTTTGTTGACAGGACATTTAACGCAAACAAAGAAAGAGCAATTAGAATAATTGAGTTTTGCAAACAAAAGTCTCAAGCTACTCAAGTGCACTTTGAAATAGACCCAACACTTTTAGACAATGACATTATCAGTGCAATAAATAATTCTAAAGATGACCTTTTCAGACTTGAAATAGGTCTTCAGAGTTTCAACCCACAAACTCTTGATGCAATAGATAGATTTTTTGACATAGATAGAATTGATAAAAACTTGAAAAAGCTTATGGAAAACAAAAAGGCCATTGTTCATCTTGACTTAATAGCGGGCTTGCCATATGAAGATTTTTTGAGTTTTAAAAGAAGTCTTGACAAGACCATATTGTATTTTGCCGATGAAGTTCAGCTTGGGTTTTTGAAGATGTTAAAAGGAACAAAGATAAGAAATGAAGCAACTAAATACAATTATGAATTTTTCAAAGACCCACCGTATGAGGTTATCTCAAATAGCTTTATTAGCTTTGAAGAGATTTATAAGCTTAAAAAGATAGAAGATTTAATAGACAAAGTTTACAACAGGCAGTACCTCTATTTTACTTTAAGATACATCTTTCAAATAGTCTCTCCATCAGAATTTTTTGAAAAGCTCTCAAGCAAAGTGGATAACAATTTAAATACAAGAGAGTTTGTAAAAGAACTTTACAGAGTCATAAAAGATAATTTTGTTTTAGACAAGGCTGTATTTGATAGCTTGTTCAGATTTGACATTCTAAGAAGGTTTCCGGAAGAATTTTTGCCTGAGGAATTGGCAGTGACGAAAGAGGAAAAAGAAAGAATTAAACAAGCAATATATCAAGCTACAGAATACCAAGATATCGGAGAACCAAAAGAGATTATAAGAAGATCAAGAGCTTGCATATTTGAATTTGACATCGAAAGGTTTGTAGAAGATAATAGTATTGAAAAAGGGAATTTTTTATATATCTTTTTTGGAGAAAAAATGAAGAAGATAAAACTTCAGTAAAAAGGAGGAAAAGGGTAATATGGAGTGCACACTTTCAAAAAACCTTTCAATCTGCACATGTACTTATGAACCGTGTTCAAGAAAAGGAAGATGCTGCGAGTGTTTGCACTATCACAGGAAAAATGGACAGCTCCCTGCCTGCTATTTTTCAAAAGAGGCAGAGAGAACGTATGACCGTTCGATAGAAAACTTCATTCGTGACTATTCTTCAAGGAAATAAAAAATAAAGTAGAAGTGGGCAGACCAAAAGTTTTTTACTTTAATCTGCCCACTTTTATTATTTATAAAGATGCGATAAGTAAAAAAACATCGAGTCCTATTACTAAAGCTGCCACAATTCCAAGAATTACCTTATCTACTAAAGAGTTTGCGAATTTACCCATGACTTTTTTGGATGACGTCAGATAAATTTGAAGAATGATTGTGATTGGTAGCTGCATACTCAATAGCATCTGTGAGATTATCAGAGCTTTGAACGGGTTGGAGATAAAAAGTATGATAATGGATGCTAAAACTAATGGAATGGTAATTCCAATCTTAGTTGGCAACTCTTCTATGTTGTAAGGTCTTCTATAAAACCCTGCCATGATTGTTCCACCTGTATATGCAGCTGTGATGCTTGAGGAGATGCCAGAAAGCAATAAAGCGAATGCAAAAATTGTTGCAGAGAAACTTCCCAAAATGGGTTTTAACATCTGCTGAGCCTGTGGTAGCGATTCAACAAGGATACCTTTTGTGTAAAAGGTTGCATGAGCTATTATAATCATGCTGCTGTTAATTAAAAATCCTATAAACATTGAAAAAAGTGTATCAACAAACTCAAATTTGAGCTGATGTTTTATTACCTTTTCGTCTTGAGTGTTCCATTGCCTGCTCTGAATTATTTCAGAGTGCAAAAACAGATTGTGTGGCATGACAACCGCGCCAAGGATTGAAAGAACCACAACCAATGAACCAGAAGGTACGCTTGGAGTTATCCAGCCAAAGACCACATCTTTTACAGGGACCTTCACAAGAAAAAGCTCTATCAAAAAGGAAAGACCTATCAGCGACACAAACGCAATTATCCACCTTTCAACCTTTTTATATGAGTTAGAAAATAAGAAAAATATAGTAAAAGGCAGGATGATTAAACACCCAAGCTTAATAGGAATTTTAAAAAGCATCTCAAGGGCAATTGCCGCGCCTAAGATTTCTGCCATAGCAGTTGAGACTGTTGCGAGCATGGCAGATGAAAGCGCAACTGTGGCAAGAGATTTATTAAGATAGATTGAAGTTGCTTCAGCCAAGCAAAGACCTGTTGCAATGCCAAGATGAGCTGCGTTGTGCTGAAGCACTATCAAAATTATGGTTGATAGTAAAACTACCCACAAAAGCTTTAAACCAAAGCTACTGCCAGCAGCAACGTTTGATGCCCAGTTTCCAGGGTCGATAAATCCCACTGTGACAAGAAGGCCCGGTCCTATGTATTTGATTATTTCTCTTGCGTTTTTCATTTTGTGCTGCCTTTCACACCTTTCTTCTCAAGTAATTTTATGAAATATCTTCTAAAGTGGTGAATGATAAATAGTAAATCTTATCTCAAACTCTTATATTAAAATTAATACCCAAAAAAAGAGGATTGTGATATCATAGTTTGTATGAAGCTAAAAAAAATATTTAAATAGGAACTGGGCATTTTCGACACTAAAATATTGGAGGTAGAGACAATGAGCGAGAAGTCTTACGGCCAAGAGCTTTATGAAAAATTATCCTACACTTCTAAAAATGCATGGGAAGTTTTAAAAGAAGAAGAAAAGCCTTTTGTTTTTGATTTGGCAGAAAAGTATAAGCACTTTTTGAACTGTGCAAAGACAGAAAGAGAGGCTGTTGAATATTTCATAGAAAGAGCTAAAGAAAAAGGATATAAAGAATTTAACAATAATATCCAAGAATTAAAGCCAGGTGATAAAGTATATTTTATTAACAATAACAAAAGCATATTGCTTGCTCATATAGGCAAAAAGCCTTTAAAGGAAGGGTTTAATCTGATAGGTAGCCATATAGATTCTCCACGACTCGATTTAAAGCCAAAGCCACTATATGAATCAAACGAACTTGCACTTTTGAAGACGCACTACTATGGTGGTATTAAAAAATATCACTGGGTAAATGTGCCCCTTAGCATCCATGGTGTTATTGTGAAAAGCGATGGTTCTAAGGTAAAGATTACAATTGGTGAAGACGAAAATGACCCTGTTTTTTATATAACAGACCTTCTTGTTCACTTGTCTTCTGATCAGCTTCAGAAAAAGGCAAGCGAGGCAATTCCCGCTGAAAACTTGAATGTGCTCATAGGAAGTATGCCGTTTAATGATGAGAAGGTGAAAGAAAAAGTAAAACTTAATGTCTTGAAAATTCTGAATGAAAAATATGGTATTACAGAAGAGGATCTTATTTCAGCTGACATTGAGGTTGTGCCGGCTGCAAAAGCGCGTGATGTTGGACTTGACAGAAGCCTAATTGGCGCATATGGTCAGGATGACAGAGCGTGCAGTTTTTTGGCAGCAGAAGCTATATTCTCAATTGATGAAATTCCCGAAAAGGCTGCGATAGTCTACTTGGTTGACAAAGAGGAAATAGGAAGTGTAGGAATATCAAGTGCTGAGGCAAGCTTTTTTGATATATCAGTTGCAAAGCTAATGAAAGCTTTGGGTGAGTACGAGAATAGCCTTGATTTGGCTCTTTGCTTTGAAAACTCAGCAGCAATTTCGGGTGATGTTGCAGCAGCACTTGACCCCACATATGAAGGTGCTTATGATAAGCTCAATTCCACGTTAATTGGTCACGGTGTTACCATTGAAAAGTATACAGGAGTTAGAGGCAAATACAGTGGTTCTGAAGCAACAGCAGAGTATGTGGGCAAAATCAGAAACTTTTTGAATTCAAATAACATTTGCTGGCAGACAGGTCTTTTAGGTAAAGTTGACCAAGGCGGTGGCGGTACAATTGCTATGTTTATCGCAAGAAAAATGATAAATGTCATAGACTCAGGCGTTCCAGTTTTATCTATGCACTCAACATTTGAAATAACAAGCAAGGTTGATGTCTATATGACGTATAAGTTTTATAGCCAGTTTTTGAGAAAGTTTGAATGAAAGTTTTGCGAGGCTACAAATTATTTGTGTAGCCTCGCTGTTTAAAAAGATTTATATTATTTTATCTACCGTGCTGAAGTATTTTATAATAGTTTTTTGATAAATTAATAAAATAAACCATTCCTATTAATGTGATGTTAATTCCGCTGGTTAAGAAAATTATCTTAACTGATATAGTATTAGATATAATTCCTCCGATTAATAATGAAATAATTGAGGAAATATTTCCCACTATTGAATTAAAGCTAAAAACTCTTCCTAATAGTTTCTTGTTACAATTTTCTTGGATTATAGTAGTTCGAGCAATAGCATAAAATGAATTACATATTCCATTTGCAAAATAGAGGATAAGAGCAAATACAAAAATCTTATTTAATGAAAACAAAGCGATAGAAATTCCAAGACCTATTACTCCTGTTAAAAGAAGAGTTTCGTTTTTTATTGTTTTTATATATTTATAAACAAAAAGCGAGGTAATAACCATTGCAATTCCTTTTGATGTCAGAATAAAACCATATCCTTTTGAATCAGTATGTAAATAGTTAATCACATAAACAATTAACAGTCCGTTCAGAATTCCTGCAAATAAACCAATTAAACCATTGAGAATTATTAAACTTTTTATGATAAAATTAGATTTCAGATATTCTAAGAATTCCAAATATCTTATATTTTCGTTTTGGTTCTCTGTGCTTTTGTGTTTGTGGTATGAAATTTGACAAATAAAAATAGCAGAAACAAGAAAAGTAAATGAATCAATAAAAAAACAATATTTCAAATTAAGATAAGAAGTTAATAACCCACCTATTGAGGGACCAACAACCATCATAATAGAATTTAATGAGCTACTAAGACTGTTTATTTTACGTATTTCTTCTTTGGTGATTAGTTCTGGAATTATACTATTTCTTGTATTTTCATAAATAGCGGTGATAGAAGATATAATAAACACAATCAAAAACACATAATTGGTGAAATATGGCACTAAAATTACTAATAAAGCTCTCGAAATATCTCCAAATACTAAAATTGTTTTTTTGTTTGATAAATCAATTATTTTTCCAAATGGAATACCA
This window encodes:
- a CDS encoding S1C family serine protease, with product MRKSIKIWLAGFIVIFVLSNIVFAQTIAVTPKEIDGKTYVDIDSLKDFLNFDYTKTQNSLIIQKKDLSISEVIDKVNKSVVAIIGDSKKIKADDFYYSKIPAGLSHGSGVVIDKNGLILTNNHVVEDLKQPYVIFYDAKAYKATVLYSDKEIDLAILRVNRSNLTPIEIENPKNIYVGQEVLAIGTPLFLGWRNSVTKGIISGLNRPVDEVYTFLQTDASINPGNSGGPLVNMQGKLVGINTLGIDYWQGINFAIPAENILYFLDHYKKFGRIKRCYLGLEFEDSWLSYVGLPSNLGLKIIDVKADSPLKEFAQENDILVAIDSYPINSIAEYNQTLMKYLPGDKVKIKIKRNGKILEKEVILKEWPTSK
- a CDS encoding 4Fe-4S binding protein, with product MRKAVLDKNMCDRSPFCPASRSCKFGAIKRNVRGFFDVEIEIDKEKCTGCGVCTKFCPQGAIKIVEE
- a CDS encoding metal-sensing transcriptional repressor, whose amino-acid sequence is MPENERKEEVLSRLKNIKGHIEGIIKMVEEEKECEEVMLQIIAVKKALEKVGYYIIESHAEKCLSDVENKAQIQKILNIMMKFLS
- a CDS encoding sulfurtransferase TusA family protein gives rise to the protein MAEYFIDAKGLQCPGPITQLFKQMKEAQSGDVVTIEVTDPAFKRDVESWCKKTKNELLELKEENGVIQAKIKKA
- a CDS encoding DsrE/DsrF/DrsH-like family protein, with amino-acid sequence MREDKKTIIVFSNDMDKVMAAFVIATGAAAMGDEVTMFFTFWGLNVLRDAKKKAQGKSFLEKMFGAMMPKGVEKLPLSKMNFLGIGPKLMKYMMKKKNVMMLPEMIKQAQELGIKMVACSMSMDVMGIKKEELIDGVEIGGVATYLGEASEAGVNLFI
- a CDS encoding B12-binding domain-containing radical SAM protein — protein: MILLVAINSKYVHTNLAVRYLYQLCKENYPCEYIEFNINQPLQDVLYEILSKKPEYVAISTYIWNRSYVEKLVEGLKKAQKSIKIILGGPEVYFDSLEEWKFVDSIIRGEGEYPFLDLCEHIAAGRQYTQKEYPPFDLSKLPFAYKDEKLDTSRIYYYESSRGCPFRCSYCLSSIEKGVRFAPLEKVFEELDYLFKKQVRLIKFVDRTFNANKERAIRIIEFCKQKSQATQVHFEIDPTLLDNDIISAINNSKDDLFRLEIGLQSFNPQTLDAIDRFFDIDRIDKNLKKLMENKKAIVHLDLIAGLPYEDFLSFKRSLDKTILYFADEVQLGFLKMLKGTKIRNEATKYNYEFFKDPPYEVISNSFISFEEIYKLKKIEDLIDKVYNRQYLYFTLRYIFQIVSPSEFFEKLSSKVDNNLNTREFVKELYRVIKDNFVLDKAVFDSLFRFDILRRFPEEFLPEELAVTKEEKERIKQAIYQATEYQDIGEPKEIIRRSRACIFEFDIERFVEDNSIEKGNFLYIFFGEKMKKIKLQ
- a CDS encoding DUF6485 family protein, whose product is MECTLSKNLSICTCTYEPCSRKGRCCECLHYHRKNGQLPACYFSKEAERTYDRSIENFIRDYSSRK
- a CDS encoding Nramp family divalent metal transporter, which produces MKNAREIIKYIGPGLLVTVGFIDPGNWASNVAAGSSFGLKLLWVVLLSTIILIVLQHNAAHLGIATGLCLAEATSIYLNKSLATVALSSAMLATVSTAMAEILGAAIALEMLFKIPIKLGCLIILPFTIFFLFSNSYKKVERWIIAFVSLIGLSFLIELFLVKVPVKDVVFGWITPSVPSGSLVVVLSILGAVVMPHNLFLHSEIIQSRQWNTQDEKVIKHQLKFEFVDTLFSMFIGFLINSSMIIIAHATFYTKGILVESLPQAQQMLKPILGSFSATIFAFALLLSGISSSITAAYTGGTIMAGFYRRPYNIEELPTKIGITIPLVLASIIILFISNPFKALIISQMLLSMQLPITIILQIYLTSSKKVMGKFANSLVDKVILGIVAALVIGLDVFLLIASL
- a CDS encoding aminopeptidase, with the protein product MSEKSYGQELYEKLSYTSKNAWEVLKEEEKPFVFDLAEKYKHFLNCAKTEREAVEYFIERAKEKGYKEFNNNIQELKPGDKVYFINNNKSILLAHIGKKPLKEGFNLIGSHIDSPRLDLKPKPLYESNELALLKTHYYGGIKKYHWVNVPLSIHGVIVKSDGSKVKITIGEDENDPVFYITDLLVHLSSDQLQKKASEAIPAENLNVLIGSMPFNDEKVKEKVKLNVLKILNEKYGITEEDLISADIEVVPAAKARDVGLDRSLIGAYGQDDRACSFLAAEAIFSIDEIPEKAAIVYLVDKEEIGSVGISSAEASFFDISVAKLMKALGEYENSLDLALCFENSAAISGDVAAALDPTYEGAYDKLNSTLIGHGVTIEKYTGVRGKYSGSEATAEYVGKIRNFLNSNNICWQTGLLGKVDQGGGGTIAMFIARKMINVIDSGVPVLSMHSTFEITSKVDVYMTYKFYSQFLRKFE
- a CDS encoding MFS transporter, producing the protein MKNNRNAINLLCSQFISEIGNWIDRVALLTLVYSVSKSNLQMSILSILILLPAVIFGIPFGKIIDLSNKKTILVFGDISRALLVILVPYFTNYVFLIVFIISSITAIYENTRNSIIPELITKEEIRKINSLSSSLNSIMMVVGPSIGGLLTSYLNLKYCFFIDSFTFLVSAIFICQISYHKHKSTENQNENIRYLEFLEYLKSNFIIKSLIILNGLIGLFAGILNGLLIVYVINYLHTDSKGYGFILTSKGIAMVITSLFVYKYIKTIKNETLLLTGVIGLGISIALFSLNKIFVFALILYFANGICNSFYAIARTTIIQENCNKKLLGRVFSFNSIVGNISSIISLLIGGIISNTISVKIIFLTSGINITLIGMVYFINLSKNYYKILQHGR